The nucleotide window CCGGGCCAGGCCCAGCCCCCGCACCGGCCCCACCGGGTGGGAGTAGTAGTCGCCGTCGAAGAAGAAGGGGTCGGCCACGATCGCCAGCTCCTGGAGGTGGCACCAGGCGAGCTGGTCCGCCGTCGTCGAGGCGCCCGTGGCCACCAGTGCCAGGTTGCGCACCCGGTGCGGGTGGGTCACCGCCCACTCGATGGCCCGGTGCCCGCCCAGGGAGGCGCCGATGACCAGGTGGAAGGTCTCGATCCCCAGGGCGTCGGCCAGGCGGGCCTCGGCCTCCACCGCGTCGCGGGTGGTCAGCCACGGGAAGCGCGAGCCCCACGGGCGCCCATCGGGCCCCAGGGAGGAGGGTCCCGTCGAGCCCTGGCAGCCGCCCAGGATATTGGCGGCCACCACGTAGTAGCGCTCGGTGTCGATGGCCCGCCCCGGCCCCACCAGGTCCGACCACCAGCCCGGCGTTGGGTGCCCCGGGCCGGCCTCGCCGGTGACATGGGAGTCCCCCGTCAGGGCGTGCAGCACCAGCACTGCGTTATCGCGCGCCGCGCTCAACTCCCCCCAGGTCTCGAAGGCCAGGACCGTCTCGGGCAGCACCTCCCCGGACTCCAGAGGCAGGTCGCCGATCTCCAGGAAGCGGCGGTGACCGGGCTCCTCCCCGGGCCGCCACGCCCCGGTGGGGGAGCCCGCCTTGCGGTCCACCAGCTTGGAGGCGGCAGTGCCCACACCGTAGGCCTGCGCCACCGGGGCTCCAGGCGGCCCGGGGTGGGCGGGCTCAGCAGTGCTGGGA belongs to Actinomyces capricornis and includes:
- the metX gene encoding homoserine O-acetyltransferase MetX produces the protein MAQAYGVGTAASKLVDRKAGSPTGAWRPGEEPGHRRFLEIGDLPLESGEVLPETVLAFETWGELSAARDNAVLVLHALTGDSHVTGEAGPGHPTPGWWSDLVGPGRAIDTERYYVVAANILGGCQGSTGPSSLGPDGRPWGSRFPWLTTRDAVEAEARLADALGIETFHLVIGASLGGHRAIEWAVTHPHRVRNLALVATGASTTADQLAWCHLQELAIVADPFFFDGDYYSHPVGPVRGLGLARALAHTTYRSAAELDERFGRRHQGAEDPAVGGRYQVESYLDYHAGKLLARFDANTYLIVTHSMMVHDVGTGRGGIEAALGRVSARTLVVDVDSDRLFLPAQAEELERGIAGARRATISSLHGHDGFLIEADQMDAILRDFLAGA